The genomic window TCAGTGACTTGGCCGGATCGCCGTCGGCTCCCCGCCACATCCGCAACGGCCGGGAAGAATCGATGAGGAGCAGTTGTCCCGCGTGGAAAACGGCATCCCGGCCCGCCTGCGTCATACGGCCACCGCCCTCGAGAATGACGTGTAACTGGAAAACTTCCGGATCCGACTGCCGGATGAGCTTCGCGGGCCGGCTCGCCTGCAACATGTGGTGGTCCATGACCGACAGCTGCACCGCGCCGAGGTCGAATGCCTGCGCCGACCCCGCGAAGCGGGCGGGGTCATCCGTGCTCAACCGCACCCGCACAAGCCGCGACATGGTGTCGATCCAATAGGACAAACGATCCTGTACGGCCAAATCTCTGGTGCTCCACTCGATAATTTTCATACGTATCCTCGGCGGGTCATTGGTATGAAAAATGCTGGTTTCGAAGCAGCAGGATGATGGCTTGACGACATGGTGCAGTCAAGATCGAGGACGAAAGTGTCGTGGGGTGACGGCCGGGGTATGCCGACAAGTCCAGCCGGCCTGTGGGTCCACTCGAGCCCGAGGTGGTGGGAGCGTGACGGAACCGGTGGCAGCGGGAGTGCGGACCGCGGAGGACGTGCTCGCCCGGACGCGTGACCTGGTGGAACCCGCCCTGCGCCATGCGGTCGGCACCCTGCCTCCGTCGATGCGCAGGGTGGCGGGATACCACTTCGGATGGTGGGACGCGCGGGAGCGGCCGGCGCGGGCGAGCGGCGGCAAGGTCCTGCGGCCCGCGTTCACGCTGCTGGCGGCGGAGGGCGCCGGGGGAGACGCGGACGCGGCGCTGCCCGCCGCCGTCGCGGTCGAGCTGGTGCACAACTTCTCCCTGGTCCACGACGACGTGATGGACGGCGACACGGTCCGCCGCCATCGCCCCACGGTCTGGAACGTCTTCGGCCGCCCGGAGGCGATCCTGGCCGGCGACTCCCTGCTCGCGCTGGCCTTCACCGTGCTCGCCGGGGGCGGCAGGCCCGCCGAGAGCACGCGGGCGCTGGCCCGCTGCGTCCAGTCGCTGCTGGACGGCCAGAGCGCCGACCTCGGCTTCGAGCAGCGCGCGGACGTGAGCCTGGGGGAGTGCGTGCGCATGGCGGAGGGCAAGACGGGCGCCCTGTTCGGCTGCGCGTGCGCCCTCGGCGGGCTGCACGGGGGCGCCACCGCCGAGCAGGTGGCCGCCCTGCGGGTGTTCGGCGAGCGCGTGGGCCTGGCATTCCAGCTTGTCGACGACCTGCTGGGCATCTGGGGCGACCCGGCCGTCACCGGCAAACCGGTCCATTCCGACCTGCGCAACCGGAAGAAGTCCCTGCCGGTCGTCGCCGCGCTGACGTCGGGAACGCGGGCGGGCGGCGCGCTCGCCGTGCTGTACCGCCGCCCCCTCGCGCAGACCGACCTGCCGCGGGCGGCGCGGCTGGTGGAGGAGGCGGGCGGGCGGGCGTGGAGCCTCGCGAGGATCGACGACCTGCTGTCCGAGGCGCTGGAGGCGCTGCGGTCGGCGGAGCTCGCGCCCGGGGCGGCGGCGGGTCTGGAGGCCCTGGCCCGGCTGGCCGCCGACCGCGACCGCTAGAGCTCCTCTCTCAGCCGAGGGTGAGCACCACCTTGACGTCGTCCTCCCGGCGGTCGAAGGCCTCGGAGTAGCGGTGCAGCGGCACCCGCCGGGAGATCAGCCGGGCGAGCCAGCCGGAGTCGGCCCGGGCGAGGGCGCCGGCCGCGGCGGAGTAGTGGTCGTGGTTGGCGTTGACGGTGCCGATCACGACCTCGTTCTCCAGCACCATCTCGCGGTTGAGCGTCCCGGCGTCCAGCGTGATCCGCCGCCCGCTGGGAGAGACACCGGTCAGGCAGACGATGCCGTACGGGCCGGCCGCGGCGATGGCGCCGAACACCACCTCGGCGGCGCCGGTGGCCTCGATGACGACGTCCGGCCGGGTCGACCGCATCACGTCCTCCACCCAGCCCGTGTGGTATTCCGCGCCGAGATCCGCGACGAGCGCCGGCTTGGGCCCCGTGGTGACGCGGTCGAGCACGTGCACGGCCAGGCCGCGCTGCACGCCGAGCAGCGCGGCGAGCAGGCCGATCGGGCCCGCGCCGGTGACCAGCGCCGTACGCGGCTCGTACCAGGAGCGCGCCCCCACCTTGTCGACCTGCTCCCACGCCTTGGCCACCACCGACGCGGGTTCGAGCAGCACGCCGCACTCGCCGAGGCCGGGGGCGAGCCGGACCGCGTAGGACGCGTCCACGCACCACGTCTCGCTCGCGTAGCCGTCGAGCTCCTTGATGCCCCGCTCCGTGTAGCGGCCGTTGCGGCACATGTCGAACTGCCCGTGCGCGCAGGCACCGCACGGCACGGGGTCGGGCCGGCGCACGAGGCCCACCACGAGGTCGCCCGGCGCGAAGCCGGAGCCGGGCGGGGCCTGCCGTACGCGGCCCAGGGACTCGTGCCCGATGACCAGCCGCTCCCGGCCCGGCGGGCCCCAGCCGTAGTCGCCGGCCACGATCTCCCGGTCCGTTCCGCAGACTCCTACGGCCACGCCCTCCACGAGGAGGCCGCCCGGCCCGGGCTCGGGATCGGGAACCTCGGTCAGCGCCATCGAGTGGGCGCGGTGCGGAACGACGGTGAGGGCACGCATGCGGGACTCCTCTCCCGGTGGTCAGTCGTGGCCGCCCGCGCCGGGGTCGTCCGACGCCGCCGCGGTGAGCTCGCGCAGCGTCCGCGCGAGCGTACGGCGGCTGTCCGGCGGCAGACGGCGCAGCGCGGCCGCGATCTGCCCGCGCCGCGCCGCGCGGATGCGTTCGAGCGAGTGCCTGCCGGTCTCGGTGACGTCGATGCTGACCTCACGGCGGCTGTGCGGGG from Microbispora sp. ZYX-F-249 includes these protein-coding regions:
- a CDS encoding glucose 1-dehydrogenase, which gives rise to MRALTVVPHRAHSMALTEVPDPEPGPGGLLVEGVAVGVCGTDREIVAGDYGWGPPGRERLVIGHESLGRVRQAPPGSGFAPGDLVVGLVRRPDPVPCGACAHGQFDMCRNGRYTERGIKELDGYASETWCVDASYAVRLAPGLGECGVLLEPASVVAKAWEQVDKVGARSWYEPRTALVTGAGPIGLLAALLGVQRGLAVHVLDRVTTGPKPALVADLGAEYHTGWVEDVMRSTRPDVVIEATGAAEVVFGAIAAAGPYGIVCLTGVSPSGRRITLDAGTLNREMVLENEVVIGTVNANHDHYSAAAGALARADSGWLARLISRRVPLHRYSEAFDRREDDVKVVLTLG
- a CDS encoding family 2 encapsulin nanocompartment cargo protein polyprenyl transferase is translated as MTEPVAAGVRTAEDVLARTRDLVEPALRHAVGTLPPSMRRVAGYHFGWWDARERPARASGGKVLRPAFTLLAAEGAGGDADAALPAAVAVELVHNFSLVHDDVMDGDTVRRHRPTVWNVFGRPEAILAGDSLLALAFTVLAGGGRPAESTRALARCVQSLLDGQSADLGFEQRADVSLGECVRMAEGKTGALFGCACALGGLHGGATAEQVAALRVFGERVGLAFQLVDDLLGIWGDPAVTGKPVHSDLRNRKKSLPVVAALTSGTRAGGALAVLYRRPLAQTDLPRAARLVEEAGGRAWSLARIDDLLSEALEALRSAELAPGAAAGLEALARLAADRDR